The following proteins come from a genomic window of Alicyclobacillus dauci:
- a CDS encoding response regulator transcription factor: MPQPRILIVDDEERIRRLVRMYLERSGFDVTEAEDGKEAVEIALAQSFSLIILDLMLPGMDGRDVCSQIRQHSEVPIVMLTAAGDEMNRIHGFELGADDYVVKPFSPRELIMRVKALLKRTGETEYARTDLQQALTFPGLVIHIDARRVEVDGHEISLTPKEFDLLVYMAQRPDKVFSREELLRDVWNYQFYGDQRTVDTHIKRLREKLGQVSGPVSQYIVTVWGVGYKFEVVL, from the coding sequence ATGCCACAACCGCGAATCTTGATTGTTGATGATGAAGAGCGAATCCGGCGGTTAGTACGGATGTATTTGGAACGCAGTGGATTTGATGTTACAGAAGCAGAGGATGGCAAGGAAGCAGTTGAAATTGCATTGGCACAATCCTTTTCACTCATCATATTGGACTTAATGCTACCAGGCATGGATGGACGGGATGTGTGTAGTCAAATTCGCCAGCACAGTGAAGTACCGATTGTCATGTTAACAGCCGCTGGGGACGAAATGAATCGCATCCACGGATTCGAGTTAGGTGCTGACGATTATGTTGTTAAACCATTTTCGCCGCGAGAGTTGATTATGCGAGTTAAAGCGCTGTTAAAGCGCACTGGTGAAACAGAATATGCTCGCACTGACCTTCAACAGGCTTTGACATTCCCGGGTTTGGTTATTCACATTGATGCGCGTCGTGTTGAAGTGGACGGGCACGAAATCTCTCTAACACCGAAGGAATTTGATCTACTTGTATACATGGCCCAGAGACCTGACAAAGTCTTTAGTCGTGAGGAACTACTAAGAGATGTTTGGAACTACCAGTTTTACGGGGACCAACGGACTGTTGACACCCATATTAAGCGTCTACGTGAAAAATTGGGACAAGTATCAGGGCCTGTGAGTCAATATATTGTAACGGTTTGGGGCGTGGGCTATAAGTTCGAGGTTGTTCTGTGA
- a CDS encoding ATP-binding protein translates to MIRNSVVAKLWLTIVGMVFLVLALLSVLLQQFFNNYVVQRETDQLTRMAISVQALMTGQNPQMAAAVAEQVASDVQQASLEYSIPLTANANLTKAYHSFTPDQLQKFMNGQPVSVRAKSSGTEYVSVYMMIPTVGGTPGILSVSQKMSVLDAPAHQMRNLILFATALGIVLATGLAFVVSKNLSRPLLEMNRAAEEMAKGKFEQRVAVSTTDEVGRLGQTFNAVAEELAKTIAQLSVERDQLSSILSSLQDGVIATDMSGNVTLANPPALRLLRAMSVAEQGVASMDRLPERLMALFSHVTERVEPTVREEMWEGRTMSITMLPLYEVDGKGMRGTLAVLRDITEERRLDRLRKDFIANVSHELRTPLSMMQGYAEALLDDISEDPHMRTELTEIIYDETLRMKRLVNDLLNLAQLESGQFQMNMAVVDFTLIMRRVGRKFQAMAQDSGVEFNLSVPQFAVFMMADADRIEQVFTNLLDNAFRHTPEGEITFAADIRNHYAYIRISDTGGGIPEEDLPFIFERFYKADKARTRSRSGTGLGLAIARHIIVEHSGDILVESSLGHGTTFTVVLPVKMENDSGKAESDKE, encoded by the coding sequence GTGATCAGAAATAGCGTTGTTGCAAAATTATGGTTGACCATTGTCGGAATGGTCTTTTTGGTCTTGGCCTTGTTGAGTGTGTTACTTCAGCAGTTTTTTAACAATTATGTAGTCCAACGCGAGACAGATCAATTGACACGTATGGCGATTAGCGTGCAGGCTCTAATGACGGGTCAAAATCCTCAAATGGCGGCAGCAGTTGCTGAACAGGTGGCATCGGATGTCCAACAAGCTAGTCTCGAATACAGCATCCCCTTGACTGCGAATGCAAATTTAACGAAAGCGTATCACTCTTTTACACCTGATCAACTGCAGAAGTTTATGAATGGACAGCCGGTATCAGTTCGTGCCAAGTCATCTGGTACAGAGTATGTTTCCGTATACATGATGATTCCGACGGTTGGAGGAACGCCTGGCATTCTGTCTGTTTCCCAAAAGATGAGCGTGTTGGATGCTCCCGCGCATCAGATGAGGAATTTGATTCTGTTCGCTACCGCTCTTGGTATTGTACTAGCGACTGGTTTAGCTTTTGTTGTGTCTAAGAATTTGTCTCGACCCTTGCTCGAGATGAACCGTGCAGCTGAAGAAATGGCGAAGGGAAAGTTCGAACAGCGCGTTGCAGTCAGCACGACGGACGAAGTGGGTAGACTGGGACAGACATTCAATGCTGTTGCAGAAGAATTGGCTAAGACCATCGCACAACTATCAGTGGAGCGGGACCAGCTCAGCAGCATCTTATCGTCATTACAGGACGGGGTGATCGCCACGGATATGAGCGGCAATGTTACCCTGGCCAATCCCCCTGCTTTGAGACTTCTCCGGGCGATGTCCGTGGCCGAACAGGGCGTGGCATCCATGGACCGATTGCCAGAACGATTAATGGCTCTTTTCTCTCACGTCACGGAGCGTGTCGAACCAACGGTTCGTGAGGAAATGTGGGAGGGCCGGACGATGTCCATTACCATGCTTCCGCTCTATGAAGTGGATGGGAAAGGGATGCGTGGGACCCTGGCAGTACTTCGGGACATCACCGAAGAACGACGACTGGATCGCCTACGGAAGGATTTTATTGCGAATGTGTCACACGAACTGCGGACACCATTAAGTATGATGCAAGGTTACGCCGAAGCGCTGCTGGATGATATTTCGGAAGACCCGCATATGCGTACTGAGCTCACTGAGATCATATACGATGAAACATTGCGTATGAAGCGACTCGTTAACGATTTGCTCAATTTGGCGCAACTTGAGAGTGGTCAGTTTCAAATGAACATGGCTGTTGTTGACTTTACTTTGATCATGCGTCGTGTAGGTCGCAAATTCCAGGCCATGGCACAGGATTCCGGTGTGGAATTTAACCTATCAGTTCCGCAGTTTGCAGTCTTTATGATGGCCGACGCGGACCGGATTGAGCAAGTGTTCACCAATCTCCTGGATAACGCCTTCCGACATACGCCCGAAGGGGAGATCACCTTTGCAGCGGATATTCGAAATCATTATGCTTATATCCGCATATCAGATACTGGGGGAGGAATCCCTGAAGAAGACTTACCGTTCATTTTCGAACGGTTTTACAAAGCTGACAAAGCTCGAACGCGATCGCGCTCAGGAACAGGACTGGGCTTGGCAATTGCTCGGCACATTATCGTAGAACACAGTGGTGACATCTTGGTCGAAAGTTCACTTGGACACGGAACGACATTTACAGTTGTTCTCCCGGTAAAAATGGAAAACGACTCGGGAAAGGCTGAGTCGGATAAGGAGTGA
- a CDS encoding helix-turn-helix domain-containing protein encodes MNESFGSRMRSMRHARHWSQQELSLRSGISTPHISSIERDKRHPSLEYAQRIACALGVSLTLLCDERSDFMVPNMHNSPDELPLYMQNFILNESAYPYLEAAQRMSTLPKEDASFLTKLIELLAQRHRLVITYGPEVQTS; translated from the coding sequence ATGAATGAATCTTTTGGAAGTCGTATGCGAAGTATGAGGCACGCGCGTCATTGGTCTCAACAAGAGCTATCTTTGAGGTCTGGCATCTCCACACCTCATATCTCATCCATTGAACGCGACAAGCGGCATCCGTCTCTGGAGTATGCTCAAAGAATTGCCTGCGCCTTAGGAGTTTCACTTACGCTCCTGTGCGATGAACGCTCTGATTTCATGGTCCCGAATATGCATAATTCACCGGATGAGTTGCCGCTCTATATGCAGAACTTCATTCTCAATGAGTCCGCTTATCCATACCTCGAGGCCGCCCAGCGGATGAGTACGCTACCCAAAGAGGACGCCTCCTTTTTAACAAAATTAATCGAACTGCTCGCCCAACGGCATCGTCTCGTCATAACTTACGGCCCAGAGGTCCAGACGTCGTAA
- a CDS encoding SIR2 family NAD-dependent protein deacylase, which produces MMYELGNDVSRYANLPDRLQRLDANKTVAITGAGISVASGLPLGNDSIGGIELPDFFRAPLWLNEPKRAYEAYREILSSWRTAEPNISHLTLAISGVPVITQNIDGLHRDAGSERLIELHGNLRELSCRDCCAVYTSALAWEMDVPTCPTCNAHLFPGITLEGDPVRHIARAAEWVASANYLLIVGTQMAMDPIRQLRELAQRNQLEVLWVCDRGDYWLPVLLAN; this is translated from the coding sequence ATGATGTATGAATTAGGGAATGACGTCTCTCGATATGCAAACCTGCCGGATCGGCTGCAACGTTTGGACGCAAACAAGACCGTGGCGATTACGGGAGCCGGGATTAGCGTGGCTAGCGGATTGCCTCTCGGGAATGATTCAATTGGCGGGATCGAGCTGCCAGACTTTTTTAGAGCCCCTTTATGGTTAAACGAACCGAAAAGGGCATACGAAGCGTACCGCGAAATTTTGTCTTCGTGGAGAACGGCTGAACCAAACATCAGTCACCTGACCCTGGCGATAAGTGGGGTTCCCGTCATTACACAAAACATTGACGGATTGCATCGCGACGCCGGTAGCGAGCGACTGATCGAGTTACACGGGAACTTGCGAGAACTGTCGTGCCGAGACTGCTGCGCTGTTTACACAAGTGCGCTAGCATGGGAGATGGACGTCCCAACATGTCCGACATGCAATGCGCACCTGTTCCCAGGGATCACGCTAGAAGGCGATCCCGTTCGCCACATCGCACGCGCCGCCGAATGGGTGGCAAGCGCAAATTATCTCCTTATTGTCGGAACGCAGATGGCGATGGACCCAATCCGCCAATTACGTGAACTCGCTCAGCGAAATCAGTTAGAGGTGCTTTGGGTTTGCGACCGCGGAGACTACTGGCTGCCAGTTTTATTGGCGAATTAA
- a CDS encoding PrsW family glutamic-type intramembrane protease, which yields MVYVALAVIPGLLLLVFIYTRDHLHPEPKRQVFRLFILGAAIVFPAGLLERMMMNTQGFAEGGIEGRLITAFFVAGMIEEFLKAAIFDRAVLGTRLIRGPVDCVVYAAAIGLGFATVENILYVTSTGLVTAVVRSVTAVPAHFMFAIIMGYQFSKVQFNGRNKAYAYILPALTHGTYDTFALSASVGADLVLALFLLFLVELSVRILNRVRKTDRGARSVPA from the coding sequence ATGGTTTATGTAGCATTGGCGGTCATTCCTGGTCTTTTGTTGTTAGTGTTTATTTACACACGAGACCATTTACACCCCGAACCTAAGCGGCAGGTGTTCCGCCTGTTTATATTAGGAGCGGCCATCGTATTTCCAGCGGGATTACTCGAACGGATGATGATGAACACACAAGGTTTCGCAGAAGGTGGAATCGAGGGCCGTCTCATTACCGCTTTTTTCGTTGCAGGTATGATTGAAGAGTTTCTCAAGGCGGCCATTTTCGATCGGGCCGTACTAGGCACTCGGTTAATACGAGGGCCCGTTGACTGCGTGGTTTACGCTGCAGCGATCGGTTTAGGATTTGCAACCGTTGAAAATATCCTGTACGTGACAAGTACGGGACTCGTCACAGCAGTTGTTCGATCCGTCACGGCCGTTCCAGCACATTTCATGTTTGCCATCATTATGGGCTATCAATTTTCAAAGGTTCAGTTCAACGGGCGGAACAAAGCGTACGCATATATTCTTCCCGCTCTCACGCACGGGACCTATGATACATTTGCCCTGTCGGCATCAGTTGGTGCAGACCTTGTGCTTGCATTGTTTTTACTGTTTTTGGTGGAACTATCAGTGCGAATTCTCAATCGAGTTCGCAAAACCGACCGAGGTGCTCGCTCTGTGCCAGCGTAA
- a CDS encoding DUF2797 domain-containing protein gives MLSGDLRGLTQTLSDPVEYNLELHNLTMPINQLIGEPITIRFTGERRCIACGREVNKLFQNGYCFPCVRTLAECDLCIVKPHECHFHLGTCRDEAFAEDHCMIPHYVYLAWSSGFKVGLTRKGRQLKRWMDQGATLAMVIAELPTRKMAGEVEMEIAKHMRDKTDWRKMLREDSEPDRSLADVRADVLSNLPETYHEYILPDPGVAQEIRYPRKEGFSVNLKSLNLDKEPIFTGTLRGIKGQYLLFDEGVMNIKKFSGYGVEISSSAFGG, from the coding sequence ATGTTGTCCGGCGATTTGCGAGGACTGACCCAAACGTTGTCCGATCCAGTGGAATACAACCTAGAACTTCACAACCTCACGATGCCAATCAACCAATTAATCGGTGAACCGATCACGATTCGATTTACAGGCGAGAGGCGTTGCATCGCGTGTGGTCGGGAAGTCAACAAATTGTTTCAGAATGGGTACTGTTTCCCCTGTGTTCGCACACTCGCCGAATGTGATCTCTGTATTGTTAAGCCACATGAATGCCACTTTCACTTGGGGACTTGCAGAGATGAAGCATTTGCAGAGGACCACTGCATGATCCCACACTACGTTTACCTCGCTTGGAGCAGCGGGTTCAAGGTCGGACTGACGCGGAAGGGTCGACAGCTCAAGCGCTGGATGGACCAGGGGGCAACACTTGCAATGGTGATCGCCGAACTACCGACCCGGAAAATGGCGGGCGAGGTGGAAATGGAAATTGCAAAACACATGAGAGATAAGACTGATTGGCGAAAGATGCTGCGTGAAGATTCGGAACCGGATCGATCCCTAGCGGATGTTCGCGCCGACGTACTGTCCAATCTTCCGGAAACGTATCATGAATATATTCTCCCTGACCCCGGAGTCGCCCAGGAGATTCGGTATCCAAGGAAAGAAGGGTTTTCCGTGAATTTGAAGTCCCTGAATCTCGACAAGGAGCCCATCTTCACTGGGACGCTGCGAGGAATTAAAGGGCAATATCTACTTTTCGATGAGGGAGTTATGAACATAAAAAAGTTTAGTGGTTATGGAGTGGAGATCAGCAGTTCCGCTTTTGGTGGCTAA
- a CDS encoding S1C family serine protease yields MKKLQAGTRGKQSSAGLPNFVTLVQRYKKAVMGIEVVQVSNGQRSTGFGFPWERIQPRSSRPALNIGTGFVFHPKGYILTNEHVVSDADKIMLRVYGKKDLVEAKVFARDRKHDIAILRADVETPSPILRLANAKDVHVGEWVLAIGSPLGLDNTVTVGIVSAKNRPLQIGERDYPNLIQTDAAINRGNSGGPLINLRGEVIGMNTAVSQSSQGIAFCHQRRCPAQENR; encoded by the coding sequence GTGAAGAAACTTCAAGCGGGCACGCGAGGAAAACAGTCTTCAGCCGGACTTCCAAACTTTGTGACGCTTGTTCAGCGCTATAAGAAAGCGGTTATGGGCATTGAAGTCGTACAGGTCTCTAACGGACAGCGTAGCACTGGATTCGGCTTTCCCTGGGAACGAATACAACCGCGATCGAGTCGACCAGCTCTAAACATCGGCACGGGTTTTGTCTTTCACCCAAAGGGTTACATTTTAACAAATGAACACGTCGTCAGTGACGCGGATAAAATTATGTTGCGCGTCTACGGAAAAAAGGATTTAGTTGAAGCCAAAGTGTTTGCAAGGGATCGGAAACATGATATCGCTATTTTGCGGGCAGATGTCGAAACCCCTTCACCAATTCTTCGTCTCGCAAATGCAAAGGACGTTCATGTCGGGGAGTGGGTGCTCGCTATTGGTTCACCCCTCGGACTTGATAACACGGTTACCGTAGGAATCGTAAGCGCGAAGAATCGACCGCTGCAAATCGGTGAGCGAGATTATCCAAATCTCATTCAGACTGATGCAGCCATCAACCGAGGGAACAGTGGAGGTCCTTTGATCAATCTGCGTGGCGAAGTGATCGGCATGAATACAGCCGTGTCACAAAGTTCACAAGGAATTGCATTTTGCCATCAGCGCCGATGTCCTGCGCAAGAGAATCGATGA
- a CDS encoding rhodanese-like domain-containing protein has product MMERNGIPQYTADELKTILKDGKTKVIDVRTPEEYAEGHIPNVPLCPMQEVADWMNELHPEESYVFICRSGNRSQRVAEFLKSNGFDHVANYDGGMLAWDGELEK; this is encoded by the coding sequence ATGATGGAACGAAATGGGATCCCACAATATACAGCGGATGAATTGAAAACAATTCTTAAGGACGGTAAAACAAAAGTCATCGATGTTCGAACGCCGGAAGAATATGCAGAGGGGCACATTCCGAATGTACCACTCTGCCCGATGCAGGAAGTGGCCGACTGGATGAATGAGTTGCACCCCGAGGAATCATACGTCTTCATTTGCCGAAGCGGGAACCGGTCGCAACGAGTCGCCGAGTTTCTGAAGTCCAACGGGTTTGATCATGTAGCGAATTACGACGGCGGCATGTTGGCCTGGGATGGCGAATTGGAAAAATGA
- a CDS encoding class I SAM-dependent methyltransferase has translation MNYHDVLARLGVTNAHPGGKQITELWLQSVTIPAGASVLDVGCGNGATACLAAKRWHADVTALDLRKRMVENTKRRAVREGVRLKAIQGSAESLPFRDGTFDFLICESVLVFVRPEQALHEFQRVLKPGGQVVDVEMMTLGPVTQEWRNRVKSVYGATHVPDLNGWRSYFHQAGFGVRVIRSGPIASLSMSGNQQDPVVADLNAFSDPQVLQIVETNGRWLQENQHTLGYGIFLLTKSNSET, from the coding sequence ATGAATTATCATGATGTGCTTGCACGACTGGGTGTGACAAACGCCCATCCTGGTGGTAAGCAAATTACTGAATTATGGCTTCAATCCGTCACGATACCGGCTGGGGCATCCGTTCTGGATGTGGGCTGCGGAAACGGGGCGACGGCTTGTTTGGCTGCGAAACGATGGCATGCCGATGTGACCGCCCTCGATCTTCGCAAACGGATGGTGGAAAACACGAAGCGTCGTGCCGTCCGTGAAGGGGTAAGATTGAAGGCCATTCAGGGTTCCGCCGAGTCATTACCCTTTCGCGATGGCACCTTCGACTTTCTTATTTGCGAATCGGTGTTGGTATTTGTCCGTCCCGAACAGGCATTGCATGAATTTCAACGCGTGCTAAAGCCGGGAGGACAGGTGGTTGACGTGGAGATGATGACCTTAGGCCCCGTTACGCAAGAATGGCGCAATCGCGTTAAATCTGTGTACGGCGCCACACATGTTCCCGATCTCAATGGTTGGAGAAGCTACTTTCACCAGGCCGGATTTGGCGTACGCGTGATCCGCTCGGGTCCCATCGCCAGCTTATCGATGAGCGGTAATCAGCAGGATCCTGTTGTTGCGGACTTAAACGCGTTTTCCGATCCGCAGGTTCTCCAGATTGTTGAAACTAATGGGCGATGGCTACAAGAAAACCAACACACTTTAGGATACGGGATCTTTTTACTGACGAAGTCAAATTCGGAAACATAA
- a CDS encoding metallophosphoesterase, producing MALYAIGDLHLSTAVDKPMDVFGEAWSNHASRLADEWSKNVHEDDVVLIPGDISWGMTLEEAKPDLEWIAALPGKKIMIRGNHDYWWNGIGKVRNILPDGMYALQNDSLPLSDCVITGTRGWVLPSHPNFNEEDERILKREAHRLRLSLENAAQHGLPIICMIHYPPIGPGEDTTIFTNILEEFPVKLCIYGHLHGFAHRFARNDVHNGITYQLVSGDFLAFRPFRLERSWYK from the coding sequence ATGGCCTTATACGCGATCGGTGATTTACATCTTTCGACAGCAGTGGATAAACCGATGGATGTCTTCGGAGAAGCATGGTCAAATCACGCGAGTCGACTTGCGGATGAGTGGTCTAAAAACGTTCACGAAGATGATGTCGTTCTCATACCAGGGGACATTTCGTGGGGGATGACTCTAGAGGAAGCAAAACCCGACTTGGAGTGGATTGCGGCTCTGCCGGGCAAAAAGATCATGATTCGTGGAAATCACGATTACTGGTGGAACGGGATCGGAAAAGTGCGGAACATTCTTCCAGACGGAATGTATGCATTGCAAAATGACAGTCTTCCTCTTTCCGATTGTGTTATTACCGGAACGAGGGGATGGGTTTTGCCTAGTCACCCAAACTTTAACGAGGAAGATGAGCGAATCCTGAAACGGGAAGCACATCGGCTTCGGCTATCACTCGAGAACGCAGCACAGCATGGACTGCCTATCATTTGTATGATCCATTATCCGCCTATAGGTCCTGGCGAAGACACAACCATCTTCACAAACATCTTGGAGGAGTTTCCCGTCAAGCTATGTATATACGGCCACCTACATGGATTTGCACACCGATTTGCGAGAAATGACGTGCACAACGGTATCACATACCAACTTGTGAGTGGTGACTTTCTGGCGTTTCGTCCTTTCCGGTTGGAACGATCCTGGTACAAATAA
- a CDS encoding UvrD-helicase domain-containing protein translates to MPTNWTKQQSEVIRSRVGSTVVIAAPGSGKTSVLTEHIVKAVHHDGISPEHIMAVTFTRQAALHMRHKLKQHPAMSFRSSETLRIGTFHARMFQDALYH, encoded by the coding sequence ATGCCTACGAATTGGACCAAACAGCAGTCGGAAGTTATTCGCAGTCGTGTCGGGTCCACGGTTGTTATCGCGGCACCAGGCAGTGGCAAAACGTCTGTTCTTACGGAGCACATCGTGAAGGCTGTACATCATGACGGTATCTCACCAGAACATATCATGGCTGTCACGTTTACGAGGCAGGCGGCCCTGCACATGCGCCACAAACTCAAACAGCATCCGGCTATGTCGTTTCGCTCCTCTGAGACGCTGCGAATTGGCACGTTCCACGCCCGAATGTTTCAAGATGCTCTATATCATTGA
- a CDS encoding site-specific integrase: protein MQGHVRKRGSKWCAVVYMGLDANGKRKYKWFSGYNTKKEAQRALVEKIQEVNTGAYVEPTKVTVRQFVEIWLEARKSQVRPVTHENNERLLRNHIIPHLGNLTLSKLRGNHVQSLYSELQSNLSPASIQTVHNTLHVMIRDAVKWEYIARDIMQQVTPPRAEHKIRPVWDFNDVQAFNEAVKSHELYVAFTLAVTTGMRRSEILGLKWDDIDFEQAQIHVQRSLKIENGEKVVSEVKTSSSRRTIVLFDEDVERLREHRKKQLEQRMKVGPGFNPENLVFVRADGSSIRPTNFSRDWTVFLKKNNLPHIPLHSSRHTHATLLLALGIHPKVVQERLGHSSIRVTMDLYSHILPGMQEDAVKKLENRIFKTAD, encoded by the coding sequence ATGCAAGGTCACGTTCGCAAACGCGGGAGCAAATGGTGTGCAGTCGTCTATATGGGATTAGATGCGAACGGTAAACGGAAATACAAATGGTTCAGTGGGTATAACACAAAAAAGGAAGCACAACGGGCCTTGGTCGAGAAAATCCAAGAAGTTAATACCGGCGCTTATGTAGAACCAACTAAGGTTACCGTGCGTCAATTTGTGGAGATATGGTTGGAGGCGCGTAAGTCTCAGGTTCGCCCTGTCACGCACGAAAATAACGAACGTTTATTGAGGAACCATATTATTCCCCATCTTGGCAATCTTACTTTATCGAAGCTGCGCGGTAATCATGTGCAATCGCTTTACTCTGAGTTGCAAAGCAACCTCTCACCCGCATCCATTCAAACGGTTCATAACACGCTCCATGTCATGATCCGAGATGCCGTTAAGTGGGAATACATTGCGCGAGACATCATGCAGCAAGTCACTCCCCCACGCGCCGAGCACAAGATTCGACCTGTATGGGATTTTAATGATGTACAAGCCTTCAACGAGGCCGTGAAATCACATGAACTGTATGTCGCTTTTACTCTGGCTGTAACCACAGGAATGCGTAGAAGTGAAATCCTTGGATTGAAGTGGGATGATATCGACTTTGAACAGGCCCAGATTCACGTACAACGCAGTTTAAAGATTGAGAATGGGGAAAAGGTCGTATCAGAGGTTAAAACGTCTTCTAGCCGCCGTACAATCGTTTTATTTGATGAAGATGTGGAGCGGTTGCGCGAGCATCGGAAAAAACAGCTAGAACAGCGCATGAAAGTCGGTCCAGGATTCAACCCAGAGAACTTGGTCTTTGTTCGTGCGGATGGTTCTAGCATTCGACCAACAAATTTCAGCCGTGATTGGACGGTTTTTTTGAAGAAGAACAATTTACCACATATCCCCCTGCATTCATCTCGACATACTCACGCCACCCTCCTGTTGGCACTCGGCATCCACCCGAAAGTCGTGCAGGAACGTCTCGGTCATTCAAGTATCCGAGTAACGATGGATCTGTATTCGCATATCTTACCTGGAATGCAGGAAGACGCCGTTAAAAAGTTGGAAAACAGGATTTTTAAAACGGCAGATTAG
- a CDS encoding helix-turn-helix domain-containing protein yields the protein MAHINNEEKGMTRPITMERIREERKKLKMTQEELGKLLGKNKSFISRLERYGQHLSVPILDQLADIFECTTDYLLGRTDKRN from the coding sequence TTGGCGCATATTAACAACGAGGAGAAGGGTATGACGCGTCCCATTACGATGGAGCGGATTCGAGAAGAACGCAAGAAATTGAAGATGACACAGGAGGAATTAGGAAAGCTCCTCGGAAAGAACAAGAGTTTTATCTCTCGTTTGGAACGTTATGGACAACATCTAAGTGTGCCTATTCTCGATCAGCTAGCCGACATTTTTGAATGCACTACCGATTACTTATTAGGCCGTACCGATAAACGAAATTAA
- a CDS encoding helix-turn-helix domain-containing protein codes for MDLPKRLKELRTKRDWSISEVADKLMIAKSTYAGYEYGRRDVPNELLPKIAELYHVPTDYLLGLTNNPMMYDEGWKSIDEIAGEHNADIAEQIKKLGVDVIQLNADLLNRGMTRNELIQLLQMMVNLKSNKNEPPTPE; via the coding sequence ATGGATCTCCCTAAACGATTAAAGGAACTACGGACAAAACGCGACTGGTCAATATCGGAAGTTGCAGACAAGTTGATGATCGCAAAAAGTACCTATGCGGGTTATGAATATGGACGGCGTGATGTTCCGAATGAATTATTGCCAAAAATAGCAGAACTATATCACGTACCAACGGATTACCTCTTGGGATTGACGAATAACCCGATGATGTACGATGAGGGTTGGAAGTCAATTGATGAAATTGCTGGAGAGCACAATGCGGATATTGCTGAACAGATAAAGAAACTTGGTGTTGATGTCATTCAACTAAATGCAGACCTGTTGAATAGAGGAATGACTAGAAATGAGTTAATACAGTTACTTCAAATGATGGTAAATTTGAAAAGTAATAAAAACGAACCTCCAACTCCTGAATAG
- a CDS encoding helix-turn-helix transcriptional regulator, with the protein MAKSFYPRPWMTNAREKKGYSTSDLAAKVGTTRSHIWAIEVGRRTPRRELAHKIARELCVDVGNFMRLDVQNEHDISRAQ; encoded by the coding sequence TTGGCTAAGTCATTTTATCCTCGCCCGTGGATGACGAATGCAAGAGAGAAGAAGGGATACTCTACATCTGATTTGGCCGCCAAAGTCGGTACCACTCGCTCACACATCTGGGCTATTGAGGTCGGCCGCAGAACTCCACGGCGCGAACTCGCTCACAAGATTGCCCGTGAATTGTGTGTTGATGTCGGTAATTTTATGCGCTTGGATGTTCAAAATGAACACGACATAAGTAGGGCTCAATGA
- a CDS encoding helix-turn-helix domain-containing protein encodes MEREDFPHTLTPKQVKEFMNIGINQVYELIRTRSDLPKFYIGRSPRIPRDAFFRWYDERWMSNEKLEVEV; translated from the coding sequence GTGGAACGCGAGGACTTCCCGCACACATTAACGCCGAAGCAGGTGAAAGAGTTCATGAATATCGGGATTAACCAGGTATATGAGCTTATTCGTACGCGTTCTGACTTACCAAAGTTCTACATCGGTCGTAGTCCAAGGATTCCGAGAGATGCTTTCTTTCGTTGGTACGACGAACGGTGGATGTCGAACGAGAAGTTGGAAGTTGAAGTCTGA